The Planococcus liqunii genome includes a region encoding these proteins:
- the thrS gene encoding threonine--tRNA ligase: MSRKEVKVKFPNGGQKSFEQGISLKEVAESISSSMKKKSVAAIVNGSAMDLQRTVESDAEINFIDLHSPEGVAIMRHSASHIMAHAVKRLYGEVSFGVGPVIDNGFYCDFDLPQSLSDLDLEKIEKEMKRIVSENVKIERQEVPREEAEEIFREDPLKLELLADIPQEEAITVYRQGEFVDLCRGPHLPSTHFLKAFKLTQVSGAYWRGDSSNKMLQRVYGVAFAEQSEMDAYFLGLEEAQKRNHRRLGSELELFMFSEEAPGMPFYLPNGHVIRNELEQFLRGLQQFYDYQEVRTPIMMNRRLWENSGHWDHYKENMYFSEVDDQAFALKPMNCPGHMLIFKDKLRSYRDLPIRLSEFGQVHRHEFSGALNGMLRVSAFCQDDAHIFVRPDQIESEITEALKLIDEVYSAFGFEYAIELSTRPEKYMGDEKLWDEAEGALTNVLNKQGYDYRINEGDGAFYGPKIDIHIKDALNRSHQCATVQLDYQMPEKFDLSYMDAHNQKMRPIVIHRAVFGSVDRFLGILIEHFGGAFPVWLAPVQAQIIAVSNEHHLEYAEEVRMALKKAGIRVNLDGRNEKLGYKMREAQMKKIPFILVIGDNEKGSGQVNVRSHGNMESRAMAVEEFIQLVAALAGSKSLHMEHEQPEFS, from the coding sequence ATGAGCAGAAAAGAAGTGAAGGTTAAGTTTCCAAATGGTGGACAAAAGAGTTTCGAACAAGGGATATCGCTGAAGGAAGTTGCGGAATCTATCAGTTCCAGCATGAAAAAGAAATCGGTCGCAGCCATCGTAAACGGTTCAGCTATGGATCTTCAAAGAACGGTTGAAAGTGACGCAGAAATCAACTTTATTGACCTGCATTCACCAGAAGGCGTTGCAATTATGCGGCATTCGGCGTCCCATATTATGGCCCACGCTGTCAAAAGGCTTTACGGAGAAGTGAGTTTTGGTGTGGGGCCGGTGATTGACAACGGCTTTTACTGCGATTTTGACTTGCCGCAATCGCTGTCGGATCTGGACTTGGAAAAAATCGAAAAAGAGATGAAAAGGATTGTTTCGGAAAATGTGAAGATTGAACGGCAAGAAGTGCCACGGGAGGAAGCAGAAGAGATATTCAGAGAAGATCCATTGAAATTGGAATTGCTGGCTGATATTCCGCAAGAAGAAGCCATAACTGTGTACCGGCAAGGAGAGTTTGTTGATTTATGCCGAGGACCGCATTTGCCGTCCACACACTTTTTGAAAGCTTTTAAATTGACTCAGGTTTCCGGTGCATACTGGCGCGGAGACAGCAGCAACAAGATGCTGCAGCGGGTATATGGAGTGGCTTTTGCTGAACAGAGCGAAATGGACGCGTACTTCCTTGGACTGGAGGAAGCTCAGAAACGGAATCACCGCAGACTCGGAAGCGAATTGGAGCTGTTCATGTTTTCAGAAGAAGCGCCGGGCATGCCGTTCTATTTGCCGAATGGCCATGTGATCCGCAATGAGCTGGAGCAATTTTTGCGGGGGCTCCAGCAATTTTACGATTACCAGGAAGTCCGGACTCCCATCATGATGAATCGCCGGCTTTGGGAAAATTCAGGGCACTGGGACCACTACAAAGAAAACATGTATTTTTCCGAAGTAGATGACCAGGCGTTTGCGCTGAAGCCGATGAACTGCCCTGGCCATATGCTGATATTCAAGGACAAGCTCCGTTCCTACCGCGACCTGCCCATTCGGCTATCGGAGTTCGGCCAAGTCCACCGCCATGAGTTCAGCGGAGCTTTGAACGGCATGCTTCGCGTAAGCGCATTCTGCCAGGACGATGCCCATATTTTTGTAAGGCCGGACCAGATTGAATCCGAAATTACTGAAGCTCTAAAACTGATCGATGAAGTTTATTCTGCTTTCGGTTTCGAGTATGCCATCGAATTGTCCACTCGGCCGGAAAAGTACATGGGAGATGAAAAACTTTGGGATGAAGCGGAAGGGGCTTTGACAAACGTCTTAAACAAACAGGGCTATGACTACCGCATCAATGAAGGAGACGGTGCTTTTTATGGGCCGAAGATCGATATCCACATTAAAGATGCGCTGAACCGGAGCCATCAATGTGCGACAGTCCAATTGGACTACCAGATGCCGGAGAAGTTTGATTTATCTTATATGGATGCCCACAACCAAAAAATGCGGCCGATTGTCATTCACCGGGCTGTTTTTGGATCGGTTGACCGGTTCCTTGGCATTCTCATCGAGCATTTCGGCGGCGCATTCCCTGTCTGGCTCGCACCTGTCCAAGCGCAGATCATTGCGGTTTCCAACGAGCACCATCTGGAGTATGCAGAAGAAGTCCGGATGGCATTAAAGAAGGCCGGTATCCGGGTGAACCTGGATGGACGCAATGAAAAATTAGGATATAAAATGAGAGAGGCCCAAATGAAAAAAATTCCTTTCATCCTGGTTATTGGGGACAACGAAAAAGGAAGTGGGCAAGTAAACGTCCGCTCACATGGAAATATGGAATCAAGAGCAATGGCTGTCGAAGAATTCATTCAGCTAGTGGCGGCTTTAGCTGGATCAAAAAGCTTACACATGGAGCACGAGCAGCCTGAGTTTAGTTGA